A window of Caretta caretta isolate rCarCar2 chromosome 11, rCarCar1.hap1, whole genome shotgun sequence contains these coding sequences:
- the TMEM177 gene encoding transmembrane protein 177: MTTPAAGHFPQLLCGHAEFSPQPSALRQALAAWREVPSREAGWKLAMAGPFLWKAAALVEKHRTGLLAVSCAGLFGANLSYHVFPEQTFKLWYQCWTKGQPAELSEKLHSLFHDVLGDVGVKCVNCYQPFAAFGFHPVSAGIPWLPAGSLVGIPANFNSTAEDRQGIVNRVVVINGREVDWESKQGLALKEALMFSPEAQKFAIAREIVYLQSNSPAVYAAVPPACLAGTCLSGVAIKQLLGLYSGPRVFRGIYNITIAAIGLVGYFLAYDAVSHALDYRSDRKAATISKDYARGGVEFYDRILSRNRTLRTLLGKQGEKIYAPSGNLFPRYWFRLKHAPYTSRRDLIVNILRAP, translated from the exons ATGACGACCCCAGCCGCCGGTCACTTCCCCCAGCTGCTTTGCGGCCATGCTGAGTTTTCGCCACAGCCCTCTGCTTTACGGCAGGCGCTTGCCGCGTGGCGCGAGGTCCCCAGCCGAGAGGCAG GTTGGAAGTTGGCTATGGCAGGTCCGTTCCTGTGGAAGGCAGCTGCGTTGGTAGAGAAGCACAGGACTGGCTTGTTGGCAGTGTCCTGCGCTGGGCTGTTTGGGGCTAACCTTTCCTATCATGTCTTTCCTGAGCAGACGTTCAAACTGTGGTATCAGTGCTGGACTAAGGGGCAACCGGCTGAGCTCTCAGAGAAGCTACACAGCCTCTTCCACGATGTTCTGGGAGATGTTGGCGTGAAGTGCGTGAATTGTTACCAACCCTTTGCAGCTTTTGGCTTCCACCCAGTGAGTGCTGGGatcccatggctgcctgcaggtTCTCTGGTGGGCATCCCTGCCAATTTCAATAGCACCGCGGAGGACAGACAAGGAATTGTCAACCGTGTCGTTGTGATAAATGGCAGAGAAGTGGACTGGGAGAGTAAACAAGGGCTAGCTTTGAAGGAAGCCCTGATGTTTTCACCAGAGGCTCAGAAGTTTGCCATTGCCAGAGAGATTGTGTACTTGCAAAGCAATAGCCCTGCAGTTTATGCAGCTGTGCCTCCTGCTTGCTTAGCTGGCACCTGTCTGTCTGGGGTTGCTATAAAGCAGCTTCTGGGCTTGTATtctggccccagggtgtttcGAGGCATTTATAACATCACCATTGCAGCAATCGGACTTGTTGGCTACTTTCTTGCTTATGATGCCGTGAGCCACGCACTAGACTACAGGTCGGATAGAAAGGCAGCCACCATTTCCAAAGACTACGCCAGAGGTGGGGTGGAATTCTACGACAGAATCCTGTCCCGCAACAGGACACTCCGCACTCTTTTGGGCAAACAAGGAGAGAAAATTTATGCCCCTAGCGGTAATCTTTTCCCTAGGTATTGGTTCAGATTAAAGCACGCTCCATACACTTCCAGAAGAGACTTGATCGTTAACATTTTAAGAGCGCCCTAG